A window from Trinickia violacea encodes these proteins:
- a CDS encoding GlxA family transcriptional regulator: MSAAAEPVACASTAASLAHFGFLTLPNFSMIAFSSAVEVLRMANYVGRADHYRWSIYSLDGAPVHASNGIAVRPTEALDCGQMPDVMIVCGGIRIREVIDESARATLAMLAKRGLPLGSICTGAYALMSSGLLDGYRCAVHWENLSALHEEFPQVYFADELFVVDRDRLTCTGGTAPLDLMLHLVGARFGQQLATQVSEQFVLERIRNSTDSQPIPIGARVGFSRAEMIEVVRVMESNIEEPLSLEGLARLAGFSQRHLQRMFKAYLDTSPTHYYLMLRLKRARTLLRTTNAPIARVTTSCGFNCPSHFSKAYRAHFGYAPSYERRMSKR, from the coding sequence ATGTCCGCTGCTGCTGAACCTGTCGCCTGCGCATCCACGGCCGCGTCTCTCGCGCACTTCGGTTTTCTGACGTTGCCGAATTTCTCCATGATCGCGTTTTCGAGTGCGGTGGAGGTGCTGCGCATGGCGAACTACGTCGGACGCGCCGATCACTACCGGTGGTCGATCTATTCGCTCGACGGTGCGCCGGTGCACGCGAGCAACGGGATCGCGGTGCGGCCGACCGAAGCGCTCGATTGCGGACAGATGCCGGACGTGATGATCGTCTGCGGGGGGATTCGCATTCGCGAGGTCATTGACGAAAGCGCGCGTGCGACGCTTGCCATGCTGGCAAAGCGCGGACTGCCGCTCGGGAGTATCTGCACCGGTGCGTATGCTCTGATGTCGAGCGGACTGCTAGACGGCTACCGCTGTGCCGTCCACTGGGAAAACCTGTCGGCTCTGCACGAGGAGTTCCCGCAAGTGTATTTCGCCGACGAACTGTTCGTCGTCGATCGCGACCGCCTCACGTGCACAGGTGGCACCGCGCCACTTGACTTGATGTTGCATCTGGTCGGTGCGCGATTCGGCCAGCAACTCGCGACGCAGGTGTCGGAGCAGTTCGTGCTCGAGCGAATCCGCAATTCGACTGATTCGCAGCCGATCCCCATCGGCGCTCGAGTTGGCTTCTCGCGGGCGGAGATGATCGAGGTCGTGCGGGTGATGGAATCGAACATTGAGGAACCCTTGTCGCTCGAGGGACTCGCGCGCCTTGCTGGATTCTCTCAACGGCACCTGCAGCGAATGTTCAAGGCGTACCTGGACACGTCACCGACTCACTACTATTTGATGCTTCGCCTGAAGCGGGCGCGCACTCTATTGCGGACGACCAATGCTCCGATCGCGCGCGTTACGACGAGTTGTGGTTTTAATTGTCCGAGTCACTTTAGTAAAGCGTATCGCGCCCATTTCGGGTACGCACCCAGCTACGAACGCCGTATGTCGAAGCGATAA